A portion of the Clostridium gelidum genome contains these proteins:
- a CDS encoding IS3 family transposase (programmed frameshift) produces the protein MSNKLFTKEEIELISRNKYVKNVSERSITYTDEFRRIFISEYEKGKFPRKIFEESDFVISILEIGRIESISKKWRAAYKENGIHGLDDTRKGKAGRPRDKELSIDEKYERLKVQTTLLKAENELLKKLDFDRKESDKTKIGSLTKENFILIKSVIKKYKLKNMTSYLCTLAGVSRSGYYNYFSAKSECLRSKRNDNDLEVKDIILKAFNFKKHKKGARQIKMVLKSQYGVVYNLKRIRRLMKKYDIVCPYRKANPYRRMVKATKEHKVLPNVLNRNFKQNTPGKVLLTDITYLFYKNKSKKAYLSTIKDASTNEIMAYNVSDSLTLDIVIDTITNLKKSKSVKFHPEAFIHSDQGSHYTSPKFQKLVKECGFGQSMSRRGNCWDNAPQESFFGHFKDEVNIKQCQTLEDLKNEIDQYMIYYNNYRYQWNLKRMTPVEYRNHLIDSTQYF, from the exons ATGAGTAATAAGTTATTTACAAAAGAAGAAATAGAATTGATATCTAGAAATAAATATGTAAAAAATGTTAGTGAAAGATCAATTACATATACAGATGAATTCAGACGAATTTTTATATCAGAATACGAAAAAGGAAAGTTTCCACGAAAGATATTTGAAGAATCTGATTTCGTGATAAGTATCTTAGAGATTGGACGAATTGAATCGATAAGTAAAAAATGGCGTGCTGCCTATAAGGAAAACGGTATACATGGTTTAGATGATACAAGAAAAGGCAAAGCTGGGCGACCTCGTGATAAGGAACTTTCTATAGACGAAAAATATGAACGTCTTAAAGTACAAACTACTCTACTGAAAGCTGAGAATGAATTATTAAAAAAACTCGATT TTGATAGAAAGGAGAGTGATAAAACGAAAATAGGTTCATTAACAAAAGAAAATTTCATTCTTATTAAATCAGTAATTAAAAAATATAAATTAAAGAATATGACAAGCTATTTATGCACATTAGCTGGTGTATCACGTTCTGGATATTATAATTATTTTTCAGCAAAATCCGAATGCTTGCGCAGCAAGCGCAACGATAATGATTTGGAAGTTAAAGATATAATTTTAAAGGCATTCAACTTCAAAAAACATAAAAAAGGTGCAAGACAAATAAAGATGGTATTGAAATCTCAATATGGAGTTGTATATAATCTAAAACGTATTCGCAGACTTATGAAAAAATATGACATAGTTTGTCCTTATAGAAAAGCAAATCCATATAGACGAATGGTAAAAGCAACTAAAGAACATAAAGTCTTACCTAATGTGCTTAATAGGAATTTCAAACAGAATACCCCTGGCAAAGTATTGCTTACGGATATTACCTATTTGTTCTATAAAAATAAAAGCAAAAAGGCTTATTTGTCGACCATTAAAGATGCATCAACTAATGAAATAATGGCTTATAATGTATCTGATAGTCTCACATTAGATATAGTTATCGATACTATCACCAATCTTAAGAAATCAAAAAGTGTAAAATTTCATCCTGAAGCTTTCATTCATTCAGATCAAGGATCACACTACACAAGTCCTAAATTTCAGAAGTTAGTAAAAGAATGTGGGTTTGGTCAATCTATGTCTAGACGAGGAAACTGTTGGGACAACGCCCCGCAGGAATCATTCTTTGGGCATTTCAAAGATGAAGTAAACATAAAACAATGCCAAACATTAGAAGACCTAAAAAATGAGATAGACCAGTACATGATTTATTATAACAACTATAGATATCAATGGAATTTAAAAAGGATGACTCCTGTTGAATACAGAAATCATCTCATTGATTCTACACAGTATTTTTAA
- a CDS encoding methyl-accepting chemotaxis protein: MKLVKEMNIKYFSTISKTDKLKLDVVEVQQWLTDISATRAAEGFDDGFDKAEKYAQDVKIITEELKQINPESTVEIVKIEKAFEPYYETGKTMATAYIDGGPEKGNVSMEKFDSTAEEINSEVDNFKISASENIETSIKNIEKSISNTIILIVVSILVAIILSIITWGYVTRHIVKPINTILSKLKVMASSGGDLTQHIDFVSNDEIGELAKNFNLMQNSFRKIIRVIIDESMNVENKVEKTNENISQLAALIEDIYATTEELSSVMEETAASTEEMSLATSEIELNIESVAQKAKSEAENSSLIKERANELKNKAVNSKEQAQQINIQTQDKLLEAIEKSKEVEKINVLSEAILQIASQTNLLALNASIEAARAGDAGTGFSVVAEEIKKLAEDSKNTVSEIKDISNVVVNTVKNLVDTSEDMLQFINTQVISDYEMIVKTGEHYSDDAIMISDMTSNFSEKSNEMMTSINTVANSVNQITTANNESAKGTNSIAEMMNTISEKSDNVVNLIKEVNTSTNKLVEMVNDFKV, translated from the coding sequence TTGAAATTAGTAAAGGAAATGAATATAAAATACTTTTCGACTATTTCAAAAACTGATAAGTTAAAACTTGATGTTGTAGAGGTTCAGCAATGGCTTACAGATATAAGTGCGACAAGAGCAGCAGAAGGTTTTGATGATGGATTTGATAAGGCTGAAAAGTATGCACAAGATGTGAAAATTATTACGGAAGAACTTAAACAAATAAACCCTGAAAGCACAGTGGAAATTGTAAAAATAGAAAAAGCTTTTGAACCATATTATGAAACAGGTAAGACAATGGCTACAGCATATATTGATGGTGGTCCTGAAAAAGGTAATGTATCTATGGAAAAGTTTGATAGTACAGCAGAAGAAATTAACAGTGAAGTTGATAACTTTAAAATTTCAGCTTCTGAAAATATTGAAACATCTATAAAGAATATAGAAAAATCGATTTCAAACACAATAATTTTAATAGTAGTATCCATTTTAGTTGCAATAATATTATCGATAATAACATGGGGATATGTTACAAGGCATATTGTTAAACCAATAAATACAATATTATCTAAATTAAAAGTTATGGCAAGTAGTGGAGGGGATTTAACACAGCATATTGATTTTGTTAGTAATGATGAAATAGGTGAGTTAGCAAAAAACTTTAACTTAATGCAGAATTCCTTTAGAAAGATAATTCGCGTTATTATTGATGAATCTATGAATGTTGAGAATAAAGTTGAGAAAACAAACGAAAATATTAGTCAGCTAGCTGCCTTGATTGAGGATATTTATGCTACAACAGAGGAATTATCTAGTGTTATGGAGGAAACAGCAGCGTCAACTGAAGAAATGAGTTTAGCAACTTCTGAAATTGAGTTAAATATTGAATCAGTTGCGCAAAAGGCAAAGAGCGAAGCTGAAAATTCATCATTAATTAAAGAGAGAGCAAATGAGCTTAAAAACAAAGCTGTTAATTCTAAAGAACAAGCACAGCAAATTAATATTCAAACACAGGACAAGCTTTTAGAAGCTATTGAAAAATCGAAAGAAGTGGAAAAAATAAATGTTTTATCGGAAGCTATTTTACAAATTGCATCTCAAACTAATTTATTAGCATTAAATGCTTCAATAGAAGCTGCAAGAGCAGGAGATGCAGGAACAGGATTTTCAGTAGTAGCGGAAGAAATCAAAAAACTTGCAGAAGATTCGAAAAATACTGTATCAGAAATAAAAGATATTAGTAACGTAGTTGTAAATACTGTGAAAAACTTAGTGGATACATCAGAGGACATGCTTCAATTTATAAATACTCAAGTTATAAGTGATTATGAGATGATTGTTAAAACGGGAGAACATTATAGTGATGATGCAATTATGATTAGTGATATGACAAGTAACTTTAGTGAAAAATCTAATGAGATGATGACTTCAATAAATACAGTTGCAAACTCTGTAAATCAAATAACTACAGCAAATAACGAATCAGCAAAAGGAACAAATAGTATTGCTGAAATGATGAATACTATATCTGAAAAATCTGATAATGTGGTGAACTTAATAAAAGAAGTTAATACTAGCACAAATAAATTAGTGGAAATGGTTAATGATTTTAAGGTGTAG
- a CDS encoding GGDEF domain-containing protein, protein MLSNSYFAPIMETIACLLGTILFVRFFYKNKDPFWKFMLLALLMSAIGTFIDENFDESSLRTIVENIFYLSTYVLIIIGFKKGIKRIHNYIKIKIRTIILNFLDIVIFFFLSLIIFCFFDKEMLKNLFSFNITLDCYFNFIYPILDSFILLYFTFSQRIFSTSNKNKSYIYFYVGVMIRIISDFIDIFEIGYSNNIYSVNLWISSVGIFIIIYALYYIKSHEMQLKYSAFNIVEYNDEMITGFNYSTVFVLITYLTIYIYYNILKFSQVYYNDTYNDFIIMCGIIMLGIQSIKQLVIIYSYQSQVSDLEKKATKDYLTNAYNRSYTFKLLNNLFIYYQNNNLELSVLMLDIDFFKKINDKYGHSYGDFVLVNIVKIINMCILENGIVCRHGGEEFLVILPNYSMDKAFILSNEIREAVQNYEFEYKNNEIVKVTISIGGETMNSTTEDEIDLVDNADKALYDAKKTRNLCKWYLE, encoded by the coding sequence ATGTTAAGTAATTCTTATTTTGCGCCAATTATGGAGACTATAGCTTGTTTATTGGGAACAATATTATTTGTTAGGTTCTTTTATAAAAATAAAGATCCTTTTTGGAAGTTCATGTTATTAGCACTGCTTATGTCAGCAATAGGTACTTTTATTGATGAAAATTTTGATGAATCATCACTTAGAACAATTGTTGAAAATATTTTTTATTTAAGTACATATGTTTTAATTATAATTGGATTTAAAAAAGGAATTAAAAGAATACATAATTATATAAAGATAAAAATTAGAACTATAATTCTGAATTTTCTTGATATTGTTATTTTTTTCTTTTTATCTCTTATTATTTTTTGTTTTTTTGATAAAGAAATGCTCAAAAACCTTTTTTCGTTTAATATAACTTTAGATTGTTATTTTAATTTTATTTATCCTATATTAGATTCTTTCATTTTATTATATTTTACTTTTAGTCAAAGAATATTTAGTACTTCAAATAAAAATAAATCTTATATTTATTTTTATGTTGGTGTTATGATAAGAATAATATCAGATTTTATAGATATATTTGAAATAGGATATTCTAATAATATATATTCGGTAAATTTATGGATAAGTTCAGTTGGTATTTTTATAATTATTTATGCACTTTATTATATAAAAAGTCATGAAATGCAACTAAAATATTCAGCATTTAATATAGTAGAGTATAATGATGAAATGATTACCGGGTTCAATTATAGCACTGTCTTTGTACTTATAACATATCTTACTATTTATATTTATTATAATATATTGAAATTTTCACAAGTATATTACAATGATACTTATAATGATTTTATCATTATGTGCGGAATCATCATGTTAGGAATCCAGAGTATAAAACAACTTGTAATAATCTATTCATATCAAAGCCAAGTATCTGATTTAGAAAAAAAAGCAACGAAAGATTATCTTACAAATGCATATAATCGAAGCTATACATTTAAATTGTTAAACAATCTATTTATATACTACCAAAATAACAATCTAGAATTGTCAGTTCTTATGTTAGACATAGATTTTTTCAAAAAAATCAATGACAAATATGGGCATTCATATGGCGATTTTGTATTAGTTAATATTGTAAAGATCATTAATATGTGTATATTAGAGAATGGTATTGTATGTAGGCATGGAGGAGAAGAATTTCTTGTTATATTACCAAACTATTCTATGGATAAAGCATTTATTTTGTCAAATGAGATTAGAGAAGCTGTACAGAATTACGAGTTTGAGTATAAAAATAATGAAATAGTAAAAGTAACTATTTCAATAGGTGGAGAAACAATGAATTCAACTACTGAAGATGAAATCGATTTAGTTGATAATGCAGATAAGGCGCTATATGATGCAAAAAAAACTAGAAATTTGTGTAAGTGGTATTTAGAATAA
- a CDS encoding amidohydrolase family protein, whose product MIVDSHAHVIFPVEKQILMMEEASIDKTILFSTTPHPEKAYDMESFEKEMEILDNILASNTTVEERVKNIKRTTQELKEVIERNPSKFIGFGQVPLNLTYDETAEWIVKNVIENNFYGLGEFAPASGKVKDLEVIFQASSELSKLPIWVHTFHPLNGDDIKELIELAKKYSEVPLIFGHMGGTNWLQTIKMAKENKNIYLDLSATFTILAPTIAIKELPDRTLFSSDAPYGDPLLLRETVEKISPNKKVTDNVLGGNISRLLKLY is encoded by the coding sequence ATGATAGTAGATAGTCATGCGCATGTTATATTTCCAGTAGAAAAACAAATACTTATGATGGAGGAAGCTTCTATAGATAAAACTATACTATTTTCTACAACACCACATCCAGAAAAAGCTTATGATATGGAATCCTTTGAAAAGGAGATGGAGATATTAGACAATATATTAGCAAGTAATACTACTGTAGAAGAACGGGTTAAGAATATTAAGAGAACTACACAAGAACTAAAAGAAGTAATAGAGAGAAATCCATCAAAATTCATAGGATTTGGCCAAGTACCACTCAATTTAACTTATGATGAAACTGCAGAATGGATTGTTAAAAATGTAATTGAAAATAACTTTTATGGATTAGGTGAATTTGCGCCTGCGTCAGGCAAAGTAAAAGATTTAGAAGTTATTTTCCAAGCCTCTTCAGAACTTAGTAAATTACCTATTTGGGTTCATACATTTCATCCTCTTAATGGTGATGATATTAAAGAACTTATAGAATTAGCAAAAAAATACTCTGAAGTTCCATTAATATTCGGACATATGGGAGGTACAAATTGGCTTCAAACAATAAAAATGGCAAAGGAAAATAAGAATATATACCTAGATTTATCAGCTACATTTACAATTTTAGCACCTACAATAGCAATAAAAGAATTACCAGATCGTACTTTATTTAGTTCGGATGCTCCATATGGGGATCCATTATTATTGAGAGAAACGGTGGAGAAAATAAGTCCTAATAAGAAAGTGACAGATAATGTCCTTGGTGGAAATATATCAAGATTATTGAAGTTGTATTAA
- a CDS encoding winged helix-turn-helix transcriptional regulator has protein sequence MSKSENIDSQCPMDVTINILSGKWKLSILWNLANKGIIRFNELQRLLPNITQKTLTMQLRELESDNIIYRKIYAEVPPKVEYRLTDLGESMKPILSSMCEWGKFYKQTSSNN, from the coding sequence ATGTCAAAATCAGAAAATATAGATTCTCAGTGTCCTATGGACGTTACTATAAATATTTTAAGTGGTAAATGGAAATTATCTATCCTCTGGAATTTAGCCAATAAGGGTATAATTAGATTTAATGAATTACAAAGACTTTTACCCAATATCACTCAAAAAACCCTTACAATGCAATTGAGAGAGTTAGAAAGTGATAACATAATTTATAGAAAAATCTATGCAGAAGTCCCACCAAAAGTAGAATATAGACTTACTGATTTAGGTGAAAGTATGAAACCTATTTTAAGTTCCATGTGCGAATGGGGAAAATTTTATAAGCAGACATCCTCAAATAATTAA